In uncultured Cohaesibacter sp., a genomic segment contains:
- a CDS encoding YicC/YloC family endoribonuclease, translating to MTLVSMTGFTRTGGNFGRYNWTWEIKTVNGKGLDLRLRLPAGFDDLDRPVRAIMGERLSRGSCYVNLTVQHEDPTQTMKINQQVLESVLEAMASIRGRVDATEPSLDGILSIKGVMEQVEERESEELHEALLEAMLSSFKDAISDLVKMRQSEGEALEKVVMQRVEELENLTRQAEDCPARTADVIKAKLRQQIERIMEAEKSLDEDRLYQEAVLLAGKADVREELDRLYAHCAAVRALVAEDKPVGRKLDFLAQEFNREANTLCSKSNDTSLTAIGLDLKATIEQLREQIQNVE from the coding sequence ATGACGCTTGTTAGCATGACCGGTTTCACTCGCACGGGTGGAAATTTTGGCAGATATAACTGGACCTGGGAAATCAAGACGGTCAATGGCAAGGGGCTTGACCTGCGCCTGCGTCTGCCTGCCGGGTTCGATGATCTGGACCGTCCGGTGCGCGCCATCATGGGCGAGCGGCTGTCGCGCGGATCTTGCTACGTCAATCTGACCGTGCAGCATGAAGACCCCACCCAGACCATGAAAATCAACCAGCAGGTTCTCGAATCTGTGCTGGAGGCCATGGCATCGATCCGGGGGCGGGTTGATGCGACCGAGCCCAGCCTTGATGGCATTCTCTCCATAAAGGGGGTCATGGAGCAGGTCGAGGAACGGGAAAGCGAAGAGCTTCACGAAGCACTGCTGGAGGCGATGCTCAGCAGTTTCAAGGACGCCATCAGTGATCTGGTGAAAATGCGTCAGAGCGAAGGTGAGGCCCTTGAGAAGGTTGTGATGCAACGGGTTGAGGAGTTGGAAAACCTGACCCGGCAAGCGGAAGACTGTCCGGCCCGGACGGCCGATGTTATCAAGGCCAAGCTCCGCCAGCAGATCGAACGCATCATGGAAGCGGAGAAGTCCCTCGATGAGGACCGGCTCTATCAGGAAGCTGTTCTGCTTGCCGGCAAGGCTGATGTCCGGGAAGAATTGGACCGGCTCTACGCCCATTGTGCCGCCGTGCGGGCTCTTGTTGCCGAAGACAAGCCGGTGGGGCGCAAGCTTGATTTTCTGGCGCAGGAATTCAACCGCGAGGCCAACACCCTCTGTTCCAAATCCAATGACACCAGCCTCACCGCGATCGGCCTTGATCTCAAGGCAACGATCGAGCAGCTGCGTGAACAAATCCAAAATGTCGAGTGA
- the gmk gene encoding guanylate kinase, translated as MTENTMIRRGLMLVLSSPSGAGKSTICRNLLARQDNLQLSVSATTRPKRGSEIDGVHYHFMSERQFVSMRDRGDLLEWAEVHSNFYGTPRDPVEEALSKGNDVLFDIDWQGTLQMKKAARKDIVTVFVLPPSMAELKNRLIRRAEDSEDVIERRLHNARIEISHWDEYDYVIVNDDLEKAFAAVSAILEAERHKRERVIGARSFVEGMLTN; from the coding sequence ATGACGGAAAATACCATGATCCGACGCGGGTTGATGCTGGTCCTTTCATCCCCCTCCGGCGCAGGCAAGTCGACCATTTGCCGCAATCTGCTAGCTAGGCAAGACAATCTGCAGCTTTCCGTTTCCGCCACGACGCGGCCCAAGCGCGGCAGCGAGATTGATGGCGTGCATTATCACTTCATGTCCGAACGGCAGTTCGTGTCTATGCGGGACCGGGGTGATCTTCTGGAGTGGGCCGAGGTGCATTCCAATTTCTATGGCACGCCGCGGGATCCGGTTGAAGAGGCCCTGTCGAAGGGCAACGACGTGTTGTTCGATATCGACTGGCAGGGCACGCTGCAGATGAAGAAGGCTGCCCGCAAGGACATCGTGACGGTATTCGTGTTGCCGCCTTCCATGGCTGAACTGAAGAACCGCCTCATTCGCCGGGCGGAAGACTCCGAGGATGTTATCGAGCGCCGTCTGCACAATGCCCGCATCGAGATCAGCCATTGGGACGAGTATGACTATGTCATCGTCAATGATGATCTGGAGAAGGCCTTTGCTGCTGTTTCCGCCATTCTGGAGGCCGAGCGCCACAAGCGTGAACGGGTGATTGGCGCACGCAGCTTCGTTGAAGGCATGCTTACCAACTGA
- the rsmA gene encoding 16S rRNA (adenine(1518)-N(6)/adenine(1519)-N(6))-dimethyltransferase RsmA, which produces MAQIDDLPPLREVIERHDLRAKKSLGQNFLLDLNLTCRIARSAGDLSNHTVIEVGPGPGGLTRALLHEGAKRVIAIEMDPRALGALEEISAHYPGRLEVIEGDALKVDMASLVPEGPVRIVANLPYNVGTQLLLNWLEMDPWPPFYESLTLMFQKEVAERIIATEEDKAYGRLGVIAGWRTHADKLFDVAKECFSPPPKVTSSIVHLTPKANPLPCNLRSLEQVTAAAFGQRRKMLRQSLKSLNVDHLALIEDAGLDPTQRAETVSVEGFVAMANCLDRMRN; this is translated from the coding sequence ATGGCCCAGATTGATGATCTTCCACCCCTGAGGGAAGTAATAGAACGGCACGACCTGCGTGCCAAGAAAAGTCTGGGCCAGAATTTTCTGCTCGACCTCAACCTGACCTGCCGCATCGCCCGCTCGGCTGGTGATCTGAGCAACCATACGGTCATCGAGGTCGGCCCCGGCCCCGGCGGTCTGACCCGGGCGCTGCTGCATGAAGGCGCAAAGCGGGTCATCGCCATAGAAATGGACCCGCGCGCGCTTGGCGCCCTTGAAGAGATTTCAGCCCACTATCCCGGCCGTCTGGAAGTCATCGAGGGCGATGCACTGAAGGTCGACATGGCCAGCCTGGTGCCCGAGGGGCCCGTGCGGATTGTTGCCAACCTGCCCTACAATGTCGGCACGCAGCTGCTGCTGAACTGGCTGGAAATGGACCCCTGGCCCCCCTTCTATGAATCGCTCACGCTGATGTTCCAGAAGGAAGTGGCAGAACGCATCATCGCCACGGAAGAAGACAAGGCCTATGGCCGCCTTGGCGTCATTGCAGGCTGGCGCACCCACGCCGACAAACTGTTCGATGTGGCAAAAGAATGCTTCAGCCCGCCGCCCAAGGTCACCTCCTCCATTGTGCATCTGACCCCGAAGGCCAATCCCCTGCCCTGCAATCTGCGCTCGCTGGAACAGGTAACGGCCGCCGCCTTTGGTCAGCGCCGCAAGATGCTCCGCCAGAGCCTCAAGAGCCTCAATGTCGATCACCTCGCCCTGATCGAGGATGCAGGGCTCGATCCGACCCAGCGGGCCGAGACCGTCTCTGTCGAGGGGTTTGTCGCCATGGCCAATTGTCTGGACCGCATGCGCAACTAA
- the pdxA gene encoding 4-hydroxythreonine-4-phosphate dehydrogenase PdxA — translation MASNRDILAVSIGEPAGIGPEIILKAWLSREKEGLSPFVVFSDPELLKARARLFGLTVPMRVCRPEEVFDAFPMTLPVIPLENKLSDNPGKLEVCNAPGVIESIEKATDAVLTGQAKAVVTLPIQKANLYDYGFKHPGHTEFLGALSEQHTGKKVQPVMMLAGPELRTIPVTGHIAINRVAPSLTPELLESITRITIHDLQTRFGIDKPKIAIAGLNPHAGEGGAMGKEDATIIAPVIDKLKKEGFAVTGPHPADTLFNKNARKKYDVALAMYHDQALIPVKTIAFDETVNVTLGLPFMRTSPDHGTALDIATKGIANPSSLLAALKLANEVKI, via the coding sequence ATGGCTTCCAATCGCGATATTCTGGCTGTATCCATCGGCGAACCCGCCGGGATCGGCCCTGAAATCATCCTCAAGGCTTGGCTTTCGAGGGAAAAGGAAGGGCTTAGTCCCTTCGTCGTCTTCAGCGACCCCGAGCTCTTGAAGGCGCGAGCACGCTTGTTTGGCCTGACCGTTCCGATGCGGGTTTGCAGACCTGAGGAAGTGTTCGACGCCTTCCCGATGACGCTGCCAGTAATTCCCCTTGAAAACAAGCTGAGTGACAATCCGGGCAAGCTGGAAGTCTGCAACGCACCCGGTGTTATCGAGTCGATTGAAAAGGCAACCGACGCCGTCTTGACCGGTCAGGCAAAGGCTGTCGTTACGCTTCCGATCCAGAAGGCCAATCTCTATGATTACGGCTTCAAGCATCCCGGCCACACCGAATTTCTCGGCGCGCTCTCCGAGCAGCATACCGGCAAGAAGGTTCAGCCTGTCATGATGCTTGCGGGCCCGGAATTGCGCACCATTCCGGTCACCGGTCACATCGCGATCAACCGGGTTGCACCGTCCCTGACCCCTGAACTGCTCGAAAGCATCACCCGGATCACAATTCACGATCTCCAGACCCGGTTCGGCATCGACAAACCGAAGATCGCCATTGCCGGTCTCAACCCGCATGCTGGCGAAGGTGGCGCCATGGGCAAGGAAGACGCCACGATCATCGCACCGGTCATCGACAAGCTGAAGAAGGAAGGCTTTGCCGTTACCGGTCCGCATCCGGCAGACACCCTGTTCAACAAGAATGCACGCAAGAAATATGATGTCGCGCTGGCGATGTACCACGATCAGGCACTGATTCCGGTCAAAACCATCGCTTTTGACGAAACCGTCAACGTCACGCTCGGGCTGCCTTTCATGCGCACGTCGCCAGACCATGGCACGGCGCTGGACATCGCCACCAAGGGCATTGCCAATCCATCCAGCCTGTTGGCTGCTCTCAAGCTGGCCAACGAAGTGAAGATTTGA
- a CDS encoding peptidylprolyl isomerase, whose protein sequence is MKHVQLKKTLSILALAVFVLSASAQIQRAVASTIKAVVNGAVITDFDIAQRQRLERLLSGGRRTLGSTAALNVLIDDKLKLFEARNRNMTPSDGQIDNAIQNMARNAKMDKKRLVSIFSQAGVNIETLKDWLKVQLSWRDLVEARFNTQVHVDEAEIYQMLNDQAKKDGTVQDAIQFDLTRVLFITRAKASNAAKNQRLVEAKRFQSRFASCEKDLEAARKLTDVAVERIGRKSTTELPEPLAKRLRDTEVNKLTPPIAVNDGYEMVAVCGKKDLGKQATLRTEVQTKIRDEKSKVMERKYISELRATAIIDKR, encoded by the coding sequence ATGAAGCACGTTCAATTGAAGAAGACCTTGTCAATTCTCGCCCTTGCCGTGTTCGTCCTGTCGGCGAGTGCGCAAATCCAGCGTGCCGTGGCCAGCACGATCAAGGCCGTCGTCAATGGTGCCGTGATAACGGATTTCGACATCGCACAGCGGCAGCGACTGGAGCGCCTGCTTTCCGGTGGACGCCGGACCCTCGGCTCTACCGCAGCCCTCAACGTGCTCATCGATGACAAGCTCAAGCTGTTTGAAGCGCGTAACCGCAACATGACCCCGTCAGACGGTCAGATCGACAACGCCATCCAGAACATGGCCCGCAACGCCAAGATGGACAAGAAGCGTCTGGTCTCGATTTTCAGTCAGGCAGGCGTCAATATCGAGACCCTTAAGGATTGGCTGAAGGTCCAGCTCTCCTGGCGAGATCTGGTGGAAGCCCGTTTCAACACGCAGGTTCATGTGGATGAGGCCGAAATCTACCAGATGCTGAATGATCAGGCCAAGAAGGACGGCACCGTGCAGGACGCCATCCAGTTCGACCTGACACGCGTGCTCTTCATCACCCGGGCAAAAGCCTCTAACGCCGCCAAGAATCAGCGGCTGGTTGAAGCGAAACGATTCCAGAGCCGATTTGCTTCCTGTGAGAAGGATCTTGAAGCCGCTCGCAAGCTGACAGACGTTGCCGTTGAGCGCATTGGACGCAAATCGACCACGGAACTGCCGGAACCCCTTGCCAAGCGCCTGAGGGATACGGAAGTCAACAAGCTGACGCCGCCGATTGCTGTCAATGATGGATATGAAATGGTCGCCGTTTGCGGCAAGAAGGACCTTGGCAAGCAGGCAACCCTGCGCACCGAGGTGCAGACCAAGATTCGCGATGAAAAAAGCAAGGTGATGGAACGCAAATACATTTCCGAGCTGCGCGCCACCGCCATCATCGACAAGCGCTAA
- a CDS encoding LPS-assembly protein LptD, with protein MRRTVQTAFRNETVSRADKVARLRAGLLASVLLIAPSSAFAATAQDMLSGAKIQKPDENSRMLVEADQMVYDYDNERVSAVGHVQIYYGDYTLQADKVTYNQKSARLIADGNVRITEPGGNVMTANYIDITEDFRTGFVRSLRVQTPEKARFAADKAERRDDDITIFDKGVYTTCEPCRDNPQKSPLWQIKASRIIYNSKDKMVYYKAAKFEFLGVPLLYTPYLAHPDPSRKRSSGFLAPRGGYNNNLGYYATPRYFWAPSDSYDITFSPTYYSKQGLMANATWRQHVGIGTYNVRVAGISQQDKSAFAGTSGYKNFRGAVESAGELNLSSKWKFGWDVSLLSDKLFLRDYKLIGDVEDKRSTLYLVGQGERNYFDARANYYNIMTDSLNQSEQAVVHPSIDYSAFSENPIVGGEGRIKINSTSITRDELSQTTVGGVTRTDGVSGTYNRTSVEASWKRKFIAPGGQVITPFTSLRGDVYWMPSQSGAPAALVDESIALRGTPTVGVDYRLPILISAGNTSHIIEPIAQVIASPNETHIGKLPNDDSQSLIFDDTILFDPNKFSGYDRVEGGTRANIGFQYRMQMANGWSVNALAGRSIHLAGTNSFSTDDLTSTGLDSGLDKSQSDYVARVGVNSNKGIAAVARGRFDADTAELKFASLSASGTYDRYSGSIGYAYTDKRPSAGINEVRQEITTAASIKFADFWSVGGSSQYDISGRGLVSGSLKLRYEDECFAVSLKYSQTRETYSDTTSDKTVMLQFDFKSLADGQLSYSRESN; from the coding sequence ATGCGTCGTACCGTCCAGACCGCATTTCGGAATGAAACTGTTTCCCGTGCAGACAAGGTTGCTCGTCTGCGCGCAGGTCTGCTTGCGTCAGTACTCCTGATTGCGCCGTCATCTGCCTTTGCAGCCACAGCGCAGGACATGCTTTCCGGCGCCAAGATCCAGAAGCCCGACGAGAATTCCCGCATGCTGGTCGAAGCGGACCAGATGGTCTATGACTATGACAACGAGCGCGTATCTGCGGTTGGCCATGTCCAGATCTATTATGGCGACTACACCCTGCAAGCCGACAAGGTTACCTACAATCAGAAATCCGCTCGCCTGATTGCCGATGGCAATGTGCGCATCACGGAGCCCGGCGGCAACGTGATGACGGCGAACTATATCGACATCACCGAGGATTTCCGCACCGGTTTTGTCCGGTCCCTGCGCGTTCAGACCCCTGAGAAGGCCCGCTTTGCGGCCGACAAGGCCGAACGCCGCGACGACGACATCACCATTTTCGACAAGGGTGTCTACACCACTTGCGAACCCTGCCGTGACAACCCTCAGAAATCGCCGCTCTGGCAGATCAAGGCCTCCCGGATCATCTACAATTCAAAAGACAAGATGGTCTATTACAAGGCCGCCAAGTTCGAGTTTCTGGGCGTTCCGCTGCTCTACACCCCCTATCTGGCCCATCCGGATCCGTCTCGCAAACGCAGCTCGGGCTTTCTGGCCCCGCGTGGCGGCTACAACAACAATCTGGGCTATTATGCCACCCCGCGCTATTTCTGGGCACCGTCCGACAGCTATGACATCACCTTTTCGCCGACCTACTATTCCAAGCAGGGTCTCATGGCGAATGCAACGTGGCGCCAGCATGTCGGCATCGGCACCTACAATGTGCGCGTAGCCGGCATCTCGCAGCAGGACAAGAGCGCCTTTGCAGGCACAAGCGGCTACAAGAATTTCCGTGGCGCCGTCGAGAGCGCTGGCGAGCTCAACCTTTCCAGCAAGTGGAAATTCGGCTGGGATGTCTCCCTGCTCTCGGACAAGCTTTTCCTGCGTGATTACAAACTGATCGGCGACGTGGAAGACAAGCGCTCCACGCTCTATCTGGTCGGCCAGGGTGAGCGCAACTATTTCGACGCCCGCGCCAATTACTACAACATCATGACCGACAGCTTGAACCAGTCGGAACAGGCCGTGGTTCATCCGTCAATCGATTACAGCGCCTTTTCCGAAAATCCGATTGTCGGCGGTGAAGGCCGGATCAAGATCAACTCCACCTCGATCACCCGCGACGAGCTGAGCCAGACGACCGTTGGCGGCGTCACCCGCACCGATGGTGTCAGCGGCACCTATAACCGCACCAGCGTCGAAGCCAGCTGGAAACGGAAATTCATCGCACCGGGTGGACAGGTCATCACGCCATTCACCTCGCTGCGCGGCGACGTCTACTGGATGCCGAGTCAATCCGGCGCACCGGCTGCTCTGGTTGACGAGTCGATTGCGCTGAGAGGCACGCCGACCGTCGGTGTCGACTATCGTCTGCCAATCCTGATTTCGGCAGGCAACACCTCACATATCATTGAACCGATCGCCCAGGTTATTGCCAGCCCCAATGAAACCCATATCGGCAAGTTGCCGAATGACGATTCGCAGAGCCTGATTTTTGACGACACCATCTTGTTCGACCCGAACAAGTTCTCCGGCTATGACCGCGTCGAAGGTGGCACCCGCGCCAATATCGGCTTCCAGTATCGCATGCAGATGGCCAATGGCTGGTCTGTCAATGCTCTGGCTGGCCGCTCCATTCATCTGGCCGGGACCAACTCATTCTCGACCGATGACCTGACGAGCACGGGTCTTGACAGTGGCCTCGACAAGTCCCAGTCCGACTATGTCGCTCGCGTGGGTGTCAACAGCAACAAGGGCATTGCTGCCGTTGCACGCGGTCGCTTTGATGCCGATACCGCAGAGCTGAAGTTCGCTTCCCTCTCCGCTTCCGGCACCTATGACCGCTATTCCGGCTCCATCGGCTATGCCTACACCGACAAGCGGCCGTCAGCAGGCATTAATGAAGTGCGTCAGGAAATCACGACCGCCGCCAGCATCAAATTTGCCGACTTCTGGTCAGTTGGCGGCTCCAGTCAGTATGACATTTCCGGTCGCGGTCTCGTGAGTGGCTCTTTGAAGCTGAGGTATGAAGATGAGTGTTTCGCTGTGAGCCTGAAATACTCCCAGACCCGCGAGACCTATTCGGATACAACCAGCGACAAGACAGTCATGCTGCAGTTTGATTTCAAATCGCTGGCAGATGGTCAGTTGAGCTATTCCAGAGAATCCAACTAG
- the lptG gene encoding LPS export ABC transporter permease LptG: MMPTIIFRYFAKRFLWSILAIFLGCFLLILLVDYVELIRRGGNKEAADAFSLFLMSLYRVPELTERILPFATLFGSIAAFLSLSRRLELVIVRASGMSAWQFVSPALFVALAIGVFATTVYNPGVAILKEKSLEIDARIFGASFSTSGQPASQGWVQQKGEDGDSILKARTTFDNGRQLGGVTVFSYDSEGKFIERVDARSAELEPGYWHLSDVLVSSASAAPRHYDTYLVSTHLTPQEASETIANPDSVPFWDLPAIIDQASRAGLPAYKYRLRYQTLLAKPLLLAAMVLIAATVSLKIFRFGNVGKMILGGVIAGFVLYVVTELAKDLGNTGLVNPILSAWLPAIVASLMGFSILLYQEDG; the protein is encoded by the coding sequence ATGATGCCCACTATCATCTTCCGTTATTTTGCAAAGCGGTTTCTCTGGTCGATTCTGGCAATTTTCCTCGGCTGCTTTCTGCTTATCCTGCTGGTCGACTATGTCGAACTGATCCGTCGCGGTGGCAACAAGGAAGCCGCCGACGCCTTCAGCCTGTTCCTGATGTCGCTTTACCGGGTGCCTGAACTGACCGAGAGAATCCTGCCGTTCGCCACGCTGTTCGGCTCGATTGCGGCGTTCCTCAGCCTGTCCCGCCGGCTCGAACTGGTGATCGTCCGCGCTTCGGGCATGTCGGCATGGCAGTTTGTCAGCCCGGCGTTGTTTGTTGCCCTGGCCATCGGCGTCTTTGCCACCACGGTCTACAATCCCGGTGTTGCCATCCTCAAGGAAAAGTCGCTGGAAATCGATGCGCGCATTTTCGGAGCCAGCTTCTCGACCAGTGGACAACCGGCCAGTCAGGGATGGGTGCAGCAAAAGGGCGAAGACGGCGACTCGATCCTCAAGGCCCGCACCACTTTCGACAACGGTCGCCAGCTCGGCGGAGTCACCGTTTTCTCCTATGATTCCGAGGGCAAGTTCATTGAACGGGTTGATGCAAGATCGGCGGAACTCGAGCCCGGCTACTGGCATCTGTCCGACGTTCTGGTCAGTTCCGCCAGCGCTGCCCCACGCCATTATGACACCTATCTCGTCAGCACCCATCTGACGCCTCAGGAAGCCAGCGAAACCATTGCCAACCCTGATTCTGTACCCTTCTGGGACCTGCCCGCGATCATCGATCAGGCCAGTCGCGCCGGATTGCCTGCGTATAAATATCGCTTGCGTTATCAAACTCTTTTGGCAAAACCGCTGCTTTTGGCCGCAATGGTCCTGATCGCCGCGACGGTGTCCCTTAAAATTTTTCGCTTTGGCAATGTGGGAAAGATGATTCTGGGTGGCGTTATCGCTGGCTTCGTGCTTTATGTAGTCACAGAATTAGCTAAAGATTTAGGAAATACAGGGTTGGTTAACCCAATTCTGTCAGCTTGGCTTCCAGCGATTGTGGCATCCTTGATGGGTTTCTCAATTTTATTGTATCAGGAGGACGGATAA
- a CDS encoding LptF/LptG family permease, with the protein MKLIERYIFMRAATAFLMTVTVLTAIVWLTQALRDMDLVTAKGQTILIFISMTSLVLPTLVMTIAPFAVLIAVAVTLNNLNADSELVVINATSAPPWVVVKPIVILGMVATLMGGYLSLYAAPEALGSLRGFITQVRADLVANIVKEGIFSEIEDGMTFHIQKREPNGIMRGLFLSDERDPQKHIVYSSEFAQIIETNAGTFLSMENGTIQQQQTKATKSGELDETNPDFASVNIISFDSYAIDLSKFTGVDDSQPKFFKPRELTTGALLHPEKDDPTISRQPGVARSELHDRFTNPLYNLVFATIVAAFLAQVRTTRERRGSAILVAIVLVSGLRLAGFGLTSLSIQTSLAVPFMYALPILSILIGLWIVLSGRRLTAMDNLIRIMELFNDRILHMVGKLRRKPKPKAPILEP; encoded by the coding sequence ATGAAGCTGATCGAGCGATACATATTCATGCGCGCCGCGACCGCATTTCTCATGACAGTCACCGTGCTGACCGCGATCGTGTGGCTGACGCAGGCCCTGCGCGACATGGATCTGGTGACTGCCAAGGGCCAGACAATCCTGATCTTCATTTCCATGACCTCTCTGGTTTTGCCAACGCTGGTGATGACCATTGCTCCCTTTGCCGTGCTCATTGCGGTGGCGGTCACGCTCAACAACCTCAATGCCGACAGTGAACTGGTGGTAATCAACGCAACCAGCGCGCCGCCATGGGTGGTGGTCAAGCCGATCGTCATTCTCGGGATGGTCGCGACCCTCATGGGGGGCTATCTCAGCCTCTATGCGGCTCCCGAGGCGCTTGGTTCCCTGCGCGGGTTCATCACCCAGGTGCGCGCCGACCTTGTCGCCAACATCGTCAAGGAAGGCATCTTCTCCGAGATCGAGGATGGCATGACCTTCCATATCCAGAAGAGAGAGCCCAACGGCATCATGCGCGGCCTGTTCCTTTCGGATGAGCGCGACCCGCAGAAACATATTGTCTATTCTTCGGAATTTGCCCAGATCATCGAAACCAACGCGGGCACATTCCTGAGCATGGAAAACGGCACCATCCAGCAGCAGCAGACCAAGGCCACCAAATCAGGCGAGCTTGACGAAACCAACCCGGATTTCGCCTCGGTCAACATCATCAGTTTTGATTCCTATGCCATCGATCTGTCGAAATTCACCGGTGTCGATGACAGTCAGCCGAAATTCTTCAAGCCAAGGGAGCTGACCACCGGCGCCCTCCTGCATCCGGAAAAGGACGATCCGACAATCTCTCGCCAGCCCGGCGTGGCGCGGTCCGAGTTGCACGACCGCTTCACCAACCCGCTCTACAATCTGGTTTTTGCGACCATCGTTGCGGCCTTTCTGGCCCAGGTGCGCACCACCCGCGAGAGGCGAGGCAGCGCCATACTGGTCGCCATCGTGCTCGTCTCCGGCCTGCGTCTGGCCGGCTTCGGGTTGACCAGTCTGTCCATCCAGACATCGCTTGCCGTCCCCTTCATGTATGCGTTGCCAATCCTGTCGATTCTGATCGGTCTGTGGATCGTGCTCAGCGGTCGCCGCCTGACCGCGATGGACAATCTCATCAGGATTATGGAGTTGTTTAACGACCGCATTTTGCATATGGTCGGAAAACTGCGGCGCAAGCCCAAACCGAAAGCGCCGATCCTAGAGCCGTGA
- a CDS encoding leucyl aminopeptidase, with protein MATLPAFQFESLTVPEAGAAVLFVDKSLALGGVGQALDEKSGGAIGRAVKVADFKGDFCKTVHILAPAGADLDQIVLVGLGDEVLSERDFAALGGAAMGAVKGLKSVTVVAEAEGKEIDAATASLIAMGMKLRAYDFDLYKTEKGKPKDAAKAANICILAADAEGAANIWETDDAVSNGTILARDLVNEPANILGPKEFAAKAKALEELGAEVEILKQADLEKLGMNALLGVAQGSVRKPRVAIMKWMGGFHDEAPLVFVGKGVVFDSGGISIKPGAGMEDMKGDMGGAAAVTGLMHALCQRKAKVNAIGIIGLVENMPDGNAQRPGDIVTSMSGQTIEVINTDAEGRLVLADLLHYSKETFKPRFMIDLATLTGAVIVALGAHNAGIFSNSDELCAQLSASGTATGETVWRLPLAKEYDKMIDSKFADMKNTGGRWAGSITAAQFLKRFVGDVDWVHIDVAGTAMDAPKTEISRGWASGFGVRLLDRLVKDHYEG; from the coding sequence ATGGCCACCCTTCCAGCGTTTCAGTTTGAGTCCCTGACAGTTCCCGAAGCCGGGGCTGCAGTGTTGTTTGTCGACAAGTCCCTTGCGCTTGGTGGCGTTGGGCAGGCTCTCGACGAGAAAAGTGGTGGTGCAATCGGGCGTGCCGTCAAGGTTGCCGATTTCAAGGGTGACTTCTGCAAGACCGTCCATATCCTCGCGCCAGCCGGGGCTGATCTCGATCAGATCGTGCTTGTCGGTCTTGGTGACGAGGTCTTGTCGGAACGGGACTTCGCCGCACTTGGCGGCGCTGCGATGGGCGCGGTCAAGGGGCTCAAAAGCGTCACGGTCGTTGCCGAAGCCGAGGGCAAGGAAATCGATGCGGCAACCGCCTCGCTGATCGCCATGGGCATGAAACTGCGCGCCTATGACTTCGATCTCTACAAGACAGAGAAGGGCAAGCCCAAGGATGCAGCCAAGGCCGCAAACATCTGCATCCTCGCTGCCGATGCGGAAGGCGCTGCCAATATCTGGGAGACCGACGATGCGGTTTCCAACGGCACCATTCTGGCGCGGGATCTGGTCAACGAGCCTGCCAACATTCTTGGCCCGAAGGAATTCGCCGCCAAGGCCAAGGCTCTGGAAGAGCTTGGTGCCGAAGTGGAAATCCTGAAGCAGGCCGATCTTGAAAAACTGGGCATGAATGCTCTTTTGGGCGTAGCTCAGGGGTCGGTACGCAAGCCGCGGGTCGCGATCATGAAATGGATGGGTGGTTTTCACGATGAAGCGCCTTTGGTGTTTGTTGGCAAGGGTGTCGTGTTCGACTCGGGCGGCATTTCCATCAAACCGGGCGCCGGCATGGAAGACATGAAGGGCGACATGGGCGGAGCGGCCGCCGTGACCGGCCTCATGCACGCCCTTTGCCAGCGCAAGGCCAAGGTCAACGCCATCGGCATCATCGGGCTCGTGGAAAACATGCCCGACGGCAATGCCCAGCGTCCGGGCGATATCGTTACCTCCATGTCCGGTCAGACCATCGAGGTGATCAACACCGATGCGGAAGGCCGTCTGGTGCTGGCGGATCTGCTGCATTATTCCAAGGAAACCTTCAAGCCGCGCTTCATGATCGACCTGGCAACGCTGACGGGGGCGGTCATCGTGGCGCTCGGGGCGCACAATGCCGGCATCTTCTCCAACAGCGACGAACTTTGCGCGCAGCTCAGTGCCTCGGGCACGGCTACGGGCGAGACGGTCTGGCGTCTGCCGCTGGCCAAGGAATATGACAAGATGATCGACAGCAAGTTCGCCGACATGAAGAACACCGGCGGACGCTGGGCCGGTTCCATCACTGCCGCCCAGTTCCTCAAGCGCTTTGTCGGCGATGTGGACTGGGTGCATATCGATGTGGCCGGTACGGCAATGGATGCACCCAAGACGGAAATCAGCCGGGGCTGGGCTTCCGGTTTCGGCGTGCGTCTGCTCGATCGTCTGGTGAAAGACCATTACGAAGGCTGA